A section of the Salminus brasiliensis chromosome 10, fSalBra1.hap2, whole genome shotgun sequence genome encodes:
- the kif3cb gene encoding kinesin family member 3Cb, giving the protein MSKRNSAVLLRPRIMSVGKKSETVKVVVRCRPVNKKEEAMSHEKAVEVDVKLGQVRVHNPKTPGTLVKAFTFDAVYDMASKQTDLYDYSCKPLIDSVLHGFNGTVFAYGQTGTGKTYTMQGLSMDPEKRGVIPNSFQHIFTHISRSQNQQYLVRVSYLEIYQDEIRDLLCKDNSKRLELKENPEQGVYVKGLSSVVTKNIKEIEHVMNLGNQSRSVGFTKMNERSSRSHAVFVITIECSEMGIDGEEHIRVGKLNMVDLAGSERQSKTGVQGLRFKEAAKINLSLCALGNVISALVDGKNSHIPYRDSKLTRLLQDSLGGNSKTVMIATIGPMSCHYEETLTTLRFANRAKNIKNKPKINEDPKDALLREFQEEIARLKAQLEERGMLAKERRRRRNSVRMKRSMSSGEVETPRNREVDVVEMVQEESAEEHWWKQQVGQMAKSAANDSPVVRRKLGGMEESEKAKTMEELLKEQQTMESMIEKYKALESKLLTGGKNIIDHTNEQQRMLELKRQEIAEQERQEREMQQLMFEQDEETVELKETFSTLQQEVDLKTKKLKKLYSKLQLVRAEIGDISDEHVTTRQELEQTLNELTREMKFKNLIIDNFIPPEEKNKIIHRLHYDSEEDQWKVLPLLPSENNSPRVRRRPTSVAGHKRPISQHAQVAVATGAPSRYRAENVMLLELDMAPPAMVPLDLEGAEMRTRDFLRDFGHHRRRTTASRVMRARSWYQGPSLPTSPSTSSVVSESQCSPTPSMGTCAAMLQP; this is encoded by the exons ATGTCAAAAAGGAACAGCGCAGTGCTGCTGAGGCCGAGGATCATGTCGGTAGGCAAGAAATCCGAAACGGTCAAGGTGGTGGTGCGGTGCCGccctgtaaacaagaaagaaGAAGCGATGAGTCACGAAAAAGCAGTGGAAGTGGACGTGAAACTGGGACAGGTGCGCGTTCACAACCCCAAAACGCCGGGCACCCTGGTGAAGGCGTTCACGTTTGACGCCGTCTACGACATGGCCTCAAAACAAACAGACCTGTACGATTATTCATGCAAGCCCCTGATTGACTCTGTCCTCCACGGCTTCAATGGAACTGTATTTGCTTATGGGCAAACTGGCACCGGGAAGACGTACACCATGCAAGGTCTGTCCATGGACCCGGAGAAACGAGGAGTCATCCCAAATTCCTTCCAGCACATCTTCACCCACATATCCAGATCTCAGAACCAGCAGTACCTGGTGAGGGTGTCCTACCTGGAGATATACCAGGACGAAATCCGAGACCTTCTCTGCAAGGACAACAGCAAAAGGCTGGAGCTGAAGGAGAACCCAGAGCAAGGCGTGTATGTCAAAGGCCTCTCATCAGTGGTGACCAAGAACATCAAAGAAATCGAGCATGTGATGAATCTGGGCAATCAGTCCAGGTCTGTTGGCTTCACCAAAATGAACGAGCGCAGTTCACGCTCTCACGCCGTCTTCGTCATAACCATCGAATGCAGCGAGATGGGCATTGATGGCGAGGAGCACATTCGCGTGGGCAAGCTGAACATGGTAGACCTGGCGGGCAGCGAACGCCAGAGCAAGACGGGTGTCCAGGGCCTGAGGTTCAAGGAGGCGGCCAAGATCAACTTATCCCTCTGCGCTCTCGGAAATGTCATTTCTGCTCTGGTGGACGGGAAGAACTCCCACATCCCATACAGGGACTCCAAACTCACACGCCTGCTGCAGGACTCTTTAGGAGGGAACTCTAAGACAGTCATGATAGCTACAATAGGGCCCATGTCATGTCACTATGAGGAGACCCTCACTACCCTGAGGTTCGCGAACAGGGCGAAGAACATCAAGAACAAGCCAAAGATCAACGAGGATCCCAAAGACGCCTTGCTCCGCGAGTTCCAGGAGGAGATCGCCCGTCTGAAGGCCCAGCTAGAGGAACGGGGGATGCTGGCCAAAGAAAGAAGGAGGCGGAGGAATAGTGTGAGGATGAAGAGGAGCATGAGCAGTGGGGAGGTGGAGACACCTAGGAACCGTGAGGTGGATGTTGTTGAGATGGTGCAGGAAGAGAGTGCTGAGGAGCACTGGTGGAAGCAGCAGGTGGGGCAGATGGCCAAGAGTGCTGCCAATGACAGCCCGGTGGTTAGGAGGAAATTGGGAGGCATGGAGGAGAGTGAGAAAGCAAAGACTATGGAGGAATTACTGAAGGAGCAGCAGACTATGGAAAGCATGATTGAGAAATATAAG GCCTTGGAAAGTAAGCTTCTGACAGGAGGGAAGAACATCATCGACCACACCAATGAGCAGCAGAGAATGCTGGAGCTGAAGAGGCAGGAGATCGCAGAGCAG GAGAGACAGGAGAGGGAGATGCAACAGCTGATGTTTGAGCAGGATGAAGAAACAGTGGAACTGAAAGAGACTTTCTCCACTCTGCAGCAGGAGGTTGACCTGAAGACCAAAAAGCTTAAGAAG ctgtacagCAAACTGCAGTTGGTGAGAGCTGAGATAGGGGACATCAGTGACGAACATGTGACAACGAGACAGGAACTGGAGCAGACACTGAATGAGCTGACAAGAGAGATGAAATTCAA GAATCTCATCATTGACAACTTCATTCCTCctgaggagaaaaacaagatCATACACCGACTGCACTACGACAGCGAGGAGGACCAGTGGAAGGTCTTGCCGCTCCTCCCGTCCGAAAA CAACTCTCCTCGCGTCAGGCGAAGGCCGACCTCTGTGGCGGGACACAAGAGGCCGATCAGCCAACATGCACAGGTTGCTGTGGCAACAGGAGCTCCTTCCAGATACAGG GCAGAGAACGTCATGCTACTGGAGCTGGATATGGCGCCACCGGCCATGGTCCCCCTGGATTTAGAAGGAGCAGAGATGAGGACCCGGGACTTCCTCCGTGACTTTGGCCACCACAGGAGAAGGACAACAGCATCCCGTGTCATGCGGGCCAGATCATG GTACCAAGGACCAAGTCTACCCACTTCTCCATCAACCAGTTCTGTGGTCTCAGAGTCTCAGTGCTCACCCACTCCATCCATGGGGACATGTGCTGCCATGCTCCAGCCATGA
- the asxl2 gene encoding putative Polycomb group protein ASXL2 isoform X1 encodes MRERQKKKKGRTWAEAAKTVLEKYPNTPMSHKEILQVIQRERLKEISGTSPLACLNAMLHTNSRGEEGIFYKVPGRMGVYTLKKDIADVVKELSEEASEDSSDNMSDTRSTENNSASSKEGRRGRWKRRGPAKLQSQPSSPQSRCSSPSVSSSKLISPSQKHSKKALKQALKQQQQRNQRRQCGISTASNPRLLLKPVKDMADSASSKSGWELKQSERCPASPQNSTSSSSSSSVKADVCHTASARKMSQRSSRLSARQLRRARCEIDVETPDSILVNTNLRALINKHTFSMLPSDCQQKLLKLLPEIDQQSCMDGLLRVTSSALNNEFFTSAAQSWKERLGEGEFTPELRLRMRQEIEKEKKVEHWKEHFFESYYGEQSGLSIEESRELTEVEGTSAPAKDINLSGRSETSNDEQKPRHTVEVCHKELRSREVKTAVTVSHPQPESVRMESASASHLASDPPLTSRSPDTNTASLAQESIATAVKTEPVTSNAADINAQVSEKKSNAPKPSQEAVSTCSKGKDALEIESIKAEGAASSASVVTMESLKRKVSSEKEIAEKKPRISPPEGLPLTTASVTVQQRVPPLKIPVSRILSAPSAAGQVSPRTPHPLTPPSIRPGCTGARTLADIKAKAKLAREQRAAAAAAAAGSTSRGATSGPGSAGGTSTPSPARSLSEEFSPASSRSQSVSPVKISSVSPAPESTQTSPSSGATGQTDSGYTQHLSTNQLFLKENRPLTGSQTTQCASNQFIKDHCTFLSVGGMQFPPSNALAHCQIAQDTPLSGTSISKSHSLIPANNPLVTRLLQGKDVPLEKILPKPLVKMEVPSITTPAQDKGNLGITTKGSGRENPVDTEDISRARVQTSSGLAMISGRPGISVDKLDKDTQEQIIHVLRHRSQQSQISVSVPQPSHLEPYLLGYSDSCNNQPRFHLGHFGRKRVAKPAMAGHYLLNISTYGRGSESSKRPHLANLKRENVEGEEKEGVELSRGLQASSGHSNPPGVKDEQQVYLITRADDAAGYQHCPQIKSESPSFGGSSSTGEVCASTRTKETSPRTHLDVRSGKQGISGPYQSSDCHPHMTSFQSQKSHEGQEPVLGTFYGGTISMSVPHSLNSSLANTSSSPTVTCSSESANRGMMSFSVTVTAIPAGRLLDQSKGETSPEQAFMEASGMEDVQSKCYCRLKAMIMCKGCGAFCHDDCIGPSKLCVSCLVVR; translated from the exons ATGAGGGAAAggcaaaagaagaaaaaggggAGGACGTGGGCAGAGGCGGCGAAGACG GTACTTGAGAAGTACCCTAACACACCAATGAGTCATAAAGAGATCCTACAGGTGATTCAGCGAGAGCGGCTGAAGGAGATAAG TGGGACCTCTCCCCTCGCTTGCCTCAATGCCATGCTCCACACAAACTCACGGGGTGAGGAGGGAATTTTCTACAAAGTCCCTGGTCGAATGGGAGTCTATACACTGAAG AAGGACATTGCAGATGTGGTGAAAGAACTATCTGAGGAGGCTTCTGAAGACAGCAGTGATAACATGTCTGACACTCGAAGCACAGAAAACAACAGTGCCAGCAGCAAAGAGGGCCGCAGAGGAAGGTGGAAAAGAAGAG GGCCAGCAAAATTGCAGTCACAGCCATCTTCTCCACAGTCTCGATGCTCCTCTCCCTCAGTCTCTAGCAGCAAGCTCATCTCTCCATCCCAGAAACATAGCAAGAAGGCACTAAAACAG GCTCtgaaacaacagcagcagaggAATCAGCGGCGTCAGTGTGGAATTTCCACAGCCTCCAACCCCAGACTGCTTCTAAAACCTGTCAAAGACATGGCTGATTCAGCATCCTCCAAATCCG GCTGGGAATTGAAACAATCAGAGCGCTGCCCTGCTAGTCCTCAGAACTCCACCTCcagttcctcctcctcctctgtcaAAGCAGATGTGTGCCACACCGCTAGTGCCAGGAAGATGTCTCAGCGCTCCAGCCGGCTTAGTGCCC GCCAGCTAAGACGAGCCAGGTGTGAGATTGATGTGGAGACGCCTGATTCCATCCTGGTAAACACTAACCTCCGGGCCCTAATCAACAAGCACACATTTTCCATGTTGCCCTCAGACTGTCAACAGAAGCTTCTGAAGTTACTGCCAGAAATTGACCAGCAG TCTTGTATGGATGGACTCCTGAGGGTAACCAGTTCTGCTTTGAACAATGAGTTTTTCACATCTGCAGCACAATCTTGGAAAGAGAGGCTGGGAGAAG GTGAGTTCACCCCTGAGTTGAGACTAAGAATGCGGCAAGAGattgagaaggagaagaaggtaGAGCACTGGAAAGAGCACTTCTTTGAAAGCTACTATGGCGAACA GTCTGGACTGAGTATTGAGGAGTCCAGAGAGCTGACAGAGGTTGAAGGCACTTCTGCACCAGCAAAAGACATAAATCTCTCTGGAAGATCAGAGACTAGCAACGATGAACAGAAGCCAAGGCACACTGTTGAGGTCTGCCACAAAGAGCTGAGATCCAGAGAGGTGAAAACAGCAGTAACTGTAAGCCATCCTCAACCAGAGTCCGTCCGTATGGAATCGGCCTCTGCCAGTCACCTTGCCTCAGATCCCCCACTGACCTCCAGATCTCCAGACACAAACACTGCATCTTTGGCACAAGAGTCTATAGCAACTGCAGTAAAAACAGAACCTGTAACATCAAATGCAGCAGATATAAATGCTCAAGTAAGTGAGAAGAAGTCTAATGCACCAAAGCCTTCTCAGGAAGCTGTGAGTACCTGTTCTAAAGGAAAAGATGCATTGGAGATCGAATCTATAAAAGCTGAGGGGGCTGCATCATCAGCCTCTGTCGTTACCATGGAGTCCTTGAAGAGGAAGGTCTCTAGTGAGAAAGAAATAGCAGAGAAGAAACCTCGCATCTCCCCACCAGAAGGGTTGCCCCTAACGACGGCTTCAGTAACAGTACAACAGAGAGTGCCTCCTCTAAAA aTCCCTGTGTCACGAATCCTGTCTGCCCCCTCAGCTGCAGGCCAAGTTTCTCCAAGGACTCCACATCCCTTGACGCCACCCAGTATCCGCCCTGGATGCACGGGTGCCCGCACTTTAGCCGACATTAAAGCTAAAGCCAAGTTAGCTCGGGAACAGCGtgctgcagcagctgcagcagcagcaggctcAACATCCAGAGGAGCCACTTCAGGACCTGGCTCAGCTGGAGGCACTTCCACACCCTCCCCAGCACGGTCCCTGTCAGAAGAATTTTCACCAGCAAGCAGTAGAAGCCAGTCTGTATCACCAGTAAAGATTAGCTCAGTTTCTCCTGCCCCTGAGAGCACACAAACATCTCCTTCCTCGGGTGCTACTGGGCAGACAGACTCTGGTTATACTCAACATCTCAGCACAAACCAACTGTTTTTAAAGGAAAACAGGCCTTTGACGGGTTCCCAGACCACTCAGTGTGCATCAAATCAATTTATCAAGGATCACTGCACCTTTCTGTCAGTAGGTGGGATgcagtttccaccttcaaatgCACTGGCTCATTGTCAGATAGCACAAGACACACCTTTGTCAGGGACCTCAATCTCCAAATCTCACTCCTTAATTCCTGCCAATAATCCTCTGGTCACTCGGCTCCTTCAAGGTAAAGACGTTCCCCTCGAGAAGATTCTTCCAAAACCACTTGTCAAGATGGAGGTGCCCTCTATAACCACTCCAGCACAAGATAAAGGGAACCTGGGCATTACCACAAAAGGGTCAGGCAGGGAGAACCCTGTAGACACAGAGGACATTAGCAGAGCTAGGGTGCAGACTTCTTCGGGTTTAGCCATGATTTCAGGCAGACCTGGGATCAGTGTGGACAAGTTAGACAAAGACACTCAGGAGCAGATCATCCACGTTCTAAGGCACAGAAGTCAACAGAGCCAGATCTCGGTGTCAGTGCCTCAGCCATCTCACTTAGAGCCCTATCTGTTAGGCTATTCAGACAGCTGTAATAACCAACCAAGGTTCCATCTAGGCCACTTTGGAAGAAAGAGGGTGGCCAAACCTGCAATGGCTGGACACTACCTCCTCAATATCTCCACTTACGGCAGGGGGTCTGAGAGCAGCAAAAGGCCACATCTGGCCAACCTAAAGAGAGAAAATGtggaaggagaagaaaaagaaggggtagAATTGAGCAGAGGACTTCAGGCTTCTTCAGGACACTCAAACCCTCCTGGGGTTAAAGATGAACAGCAGGTATATCTAATCACAAGAGCAGATGATGCCGCAGGATATCAACACTGTCCCCAAATAAAGTCAGAGTCTCCGTCGTTTGGTGGTTCGTCCAGTACTGGAGAAGTTTGCGCTTCTACAAGAACCAAAGAAACATCTCCAAGAACGCACCTTGATGTCCGCAGTGGTAAACAGGGTATCTCAGGGCCATATCAGTCGAGCGACTGTCACCCACATATGACATCGTTCCAGTCCCAGAAATCCCATGAAGGGCAAGAACCTGTGCTGGGAACTTTTTATGGCGGCACTATCAGCATGTCTGTGCCTCACTCATTAAATAGCAGCCTGGCCAACACCAGCTCTTCTCCAACAGTTACTTGCAGTAGTGAGAGCGCCAACAGAGGGATGATGTCTTTTTCTGTGACTGTCACTGCCATACCTGCTGGTCGCCTCCTTGATCAAAGTAAGGGGGAAACCTCACCAGAGCAGGCCTTCATGGAAGCTTCGGGCATGGAGGATGTTCAGTCAAAGTGCTACTGTCGACTTAAGGCCATGATCATGTGCAAGGGATGTGGGGCCTTCTGTCATGATGACTGCATTGGTCCTTCCAAACTGTGCGTCTCATGTCTAGTGGTACGGTAA
- the asxl2 gene encoding putative Polycomb group protein ASXL2 isoform X2, with amino-acid sequence MHAIRVEANQTNDRPAKLQSQPSSPQSRCSSPSVSSSKLISPSQKHSKKALKQALKQQQQRNQRRQCGISTASNPRLLLKPVKDMADSASSKSGWELKQSERCPASPQNSTSSSSSSSVKADVCHTASARKMSQRSSRLSARQLRRARCEIDVETPDSILVNTNLRALINKHTFSMLPSDCQQKLLKLLPEIDQQSCMDGLLRVTSSALNNEFFTSAAQSWKERLGEGEFTPELRLRMRQEIEKEKKVEHWKEHFFESYYGEQSGLSIEESRELTEVEGTSAPAKDINLSGRSETSNDEQKPRHTVEVCHKELRSREVKTAVTVSHPQPESVRMESASASHLASDPPLTSRSPDTNTASLAQESIATAVKTEPVTSNAADINAQVSEKKSNAPKPSQEAVSTCSKGKDALEIESIKAEGAASSASVVTMESLKRKVSSEKEIAEKKPRISPPEGLPLTTASVTVQQRVPPLKIPVSRILSAPSAAGQVSPRTPHPLTPPSIRPGCTGARTLADIKAKAKLAREQRAAAAAAAAGSTSRGATSGPGSAGGTSTPSPARSLSEEFSPASSRSQSVSPVKISSVSPAPESTQTSPSSGATGQTDSGYTQHLSTNQLFLKENRPLTGSQTTQCASNQFIKDHCTFLSVGGMQFPPSNALAHCQIAQDTPLSGTSISKSHSLIPANNPLVTRLLQGKDVPLEKILPKPLVKMEVPSITTPAQDKGNLGITTKGSGRENPVDTEDISRARVQTSSGLAMISGRPGISVDKLDKDTQEQIIHVLRHRSQQSQISVSVPQPSHLEPYLLGYSDSCNNQPRFHLGHFGRKRVAKPAMAGHYLLNISTYGRGSESSKRPHLANLKRENVEGEEKEGVELSRGLQASSGHSNPPGVKDEQQVYLITRADDAAGYQHCPQIKSESPSFGGSSSTGEVCASTRTKETSPRTHLDVRSGKQGISGPYQSSDCHPHMTSFQSQKSHEGQEPVLGTFYGGTISMSVPHSLNSSLANTSSSPTVTCSSESANRGMMSFSVTVTAIPAGRLLDQSKGETSPEQAFMEASGMEDVQSKCYCRLKAMIMCKGCGAFCHDDCIGPSKLCVSCLVVR; translated from the exons ATGCATGCTATAAGAGTGGAGGCAAACCAGACAAATGACA GGCCAGCAAAATTGCAGTCACAGCCATCTTCTCCACAGTCTCGATGCTCCTCTCCCTCAGTCTCTAGCAGCAAGCTCATCTCTCCATCCCAGAAACATAGCAAGAAGGCACTAAAACAG GCTCtgaaacaacagcagcagaggAATCAGCGGCGTCAGTGTGGAATTTCCACAGCCTCCAACCCCAGACTGCTTCTAAAACCTGTCAAAGACATGGCTGATTCAGCATCCTCCAAATCCG GCTGGGAATTGAAACAATCAGAGCGCTGCCCTGCTAGTCCTCAGAACTCCACCTCcagttcctcctcctcctctgtcaAAGCAGATGTGTGCCACACCGCTAGTGCCAGGAAGATGTCTCAGCGCTCCAGCCGGCTTAGTGCCC GCCAGCTAAGACGAGCCAGGTGTGAGATTGATGTGGAGACGCCTGATTCCATCCTGGTAAACACTAACCTCCGGGCCCTAATCAACAAGCACACATTTTCCATGTTGCCCTCAGACTGTCAACAGAAGCTTCTGAAGTTACTGCCAGAAATTGACCAGCAG TCTTGTATGGATGGACTCCTGAGGGTAACCAGTTCTGCTTTGAACAATGAGTTTTTCACATCTGCAGCACAATCTTGGAAAGAGAGGCTGGGAGAAG GTGAGTTCACCCCTGAGTTGAGACTAAGAATGCGGCAAGAGattgagaaggagaagaaggtaGAGCACTGGAAAGAGCACTTCTTTGAAAGCTACTATGGCGAACA GTCTGGACTGAGTATTGAGGAGTCCAGAGAGCTGACAGAGGTTGAAGGCACTTCTGCACCAGCAAAAGACATAAATCTCTCTGGAAGATCAGAGACTAGCAACGATGAACAGAAGCCAAGGCACACTGTTGAGGTCTGCCACAAAGAGCTGAGATCCAGAGAGGTGAAAACAGCAGTAACTGTAAGCCATCCTCAACCAGAGTCCGTCCGTATGGAATCGGCCTCTGCCAGTCACCTTGCCTCAGATCCCCCACTGACCTCCAGATCTCCAGACACAAACACTGCATCTTTGGCACAAGAGTCTATAGCAACTGCAGTAAAAACAGAACCTGTAACATCAAATGCAGCAGATATAAATGCTCAAGTAAGTGAGAAGAAGTCTAATGCACCAAAGCCTTCTCAGGAAGCTGTGAGTACCTGTTCTAAAGGAAAAGATGCATTGGAGATCGAATCTATAAAAGCTGAGGGGGCTGCATCATCAGCCTCTGTCGTTACCATGGAGTCCTTGAAGAGGAAGGTCTCTAGTGAGAAAGAAATAGCAGAGAAGAAACCTCGCATCTCCCCACCAGAAGGGTTGCCCCTAACGACGGCTTCAGTAACAGTACAACAGAGAGTGCCTCCTCTAAAA aTCCCTGTGTCACGAATCCTGTCTGCCCCCTCAGCTGCAGGCCAAGTTTCTCCAAGGACTCCACATCCCTTGACGCCACCCAGTATCCGCCCTGGATGCACGGGTGCCCGCACTTTAGCCGACATTAAAGCTAAAGCCAAGTTAGCTCGGGAACAGCGtgctgcagcagctgcagcagcagcaggctcAACATCCAGAGGAGCCACTTCAGGACCTGGCTCAGCTGGAGGCACTTCCACACCCTCCCCAGCACGGTCCCTGTCAGAAGAATTTTCACCAGCAAGCAGTAGAAGCCAGTCTGTATCACCAGTAAAGATTAGCTCAGTTTCTCCTGCCCCTGAGAGCACACAAACATCTCCTTCCTCGGGTGCTACTGGGCAGACAGACTCTGGTTATACTCAACATCTCAGCACAAACCAACTGTTTTTAAAGGAAAACAGGCCTTTGACGGGTTCCCAGACCACTCAGTGTGCATCAAATCAATTTATCAAGGATCACTGCACCTTTCTGTCAGTAGGTGGGATgcagtttccaccttcaaatgCACTGGCTCATTGTCAGATAGCACAAGACACACCTTTGTCAGGGACCTCAATCTCCAAATCTCACTCCTTAATTCCTGCCAATAATCCTCTGGTCACTCGGCTCCTTCAAGGTAAAGACGTTCCCCTCGAGAAGATTCTTCCAAAACCACTTGTCAAGATGGAGGTGCCCTCTATAACCACTCCAGCACAAGATAAAGGGAACCTGGGCATTACCACAAAAGGGTCAGGCAGGGAGAACCCTGTAGACACAGAGGACATTAGCAGAGCTAGGGTGCAGACTTCTTCGGGTTTAGCCATGATTTCAGGCAGACCTGGGATCAGTGTGGACAAGTTAGACAAAGACACTCAGGAGCAGATCATCCACGTTCTAAGGCACAGAAGTCAACAGAGCCAGATCTCGGTGTCAGTGCCTCAGCCATCTCACTTAGAGCCCTATCTGTTAGGCTATTCAGACAGCTGTAATAACCAACCAAGGTTCCATCTAGGCCACTTTGGAAGAAAGAGGGTGGCCAAACCTGCAATGGCTGGACACTACCTCCTCAATATCTCCACTTACGGCAGGGGGTCTGAGAGCAGCAAAAGGCCACATCTGGCCAACCTAAAGAGAGAAAATGtggaaggagaagaaaaagaaggggtagAATTGAGCAGAGGACTTCAGGCTTCTTCAGGACACTCAAACCCTCCTGGGGTTAAAGATGAACAGCAGGTATATCTAATCACAAGAGCAGATGATGCCGCAGGATATCAACACTGTCCCCAAATAAAGTCAGAGTCTCCGTCGTTTGGTGGTTCGTCCAGTACTGGAGAAGTTTGCGCTTCTACAAGAACCAAAGAAACATCTCCAAGAACGCACCTTGATGTCCGCAGTGGTAAACAGGGTATCTCAGGGCCATATCAGTCGAGCGACTGTCACCCACATATGACATCGTTCCAGTCCCAGAAATCCCATGAAGGGCAAGAACCTGTGCTGGGAACTTTTTATGGCGGCACTATCAGCATGTCTGTGCCTCACTCATTAAATAGCAGCCTGGCCAACACCAGCTCTTCTCCAACAGTTACTTGCAGTAGTGAGAGCGCCAACAGAGGGATGATGTCTTTTTCTGTGACTGTCACTGCCATACCTGCTGGTCGCCTCCTTGATCAAAGTAAGGGGGAAACCTCACCAGAGCAGGCCTTCATGGAAGCTTCGGGCATGGAGGATGTTCAGTCAAAGTGCTACTGTCGACTTAAGGCCATGATCATGTGCAAGGGATGTGGGGCCTTCTGTCATGATGACTGCATTGGTCCTTCCAAACTGTGCGTCTCATGTCTAGTGGTACGGTAA